GTAAAACAATCTCCTCAGTATATTCGTCCTATTAATAGTAAATATAGTTTAAAAGAAAATCAACCTGTAAGTTTTGCAGACGGGTTTCCTTTTTTATTAACAAATACTGCCTCTTTAGCTGAACTAAACCATCAATTAAAAGTAAAATATCCTCAAGATAACTTGCAAATTCCCATGAAAAATTTTCGCCCTAATATTGTTATTGATACCGATACTCCCTTCATTGAAGATACGTGGGAAGAAATTGAAATTAATTTGATTAAATTTAAGTTAGTTAAACCTTGCAGTCGTTGCATAATCATTACTACACATCAAAAAACGGGAGCAAGAAACCCTTATAAAGAGCCATTATTAACTCTTGGTAATTTTCGAAAAACTCAAGATGGAATTATGTTTGGTCAAAATATGATAGCCTTGTCAGAGGGTGTTATTCACGTTTCATCGCATCAAACTATAAAACACGAAAAATAAAGGCTCTTCTACAGTGGTTATGATAAATTAAGAGAAACAGGACTTCCATAACCTTTATTGAATAGTATTTATAGTAAAACAAAAACTAAAAGTTTATAAATTATTATTTAATAATCTCCTATTGCCTATTGCCTCTTGCCTCTTGCCTACCCTAACTAATGATTTACACGACGAGAAGTGATAGAGCCAAAATAAATAGATATTTAAGATTCTTCTACAGTAATTATAGCAAACTATGAAAAATAACTTATATAAATCGTGCTGTACAGGAGTTATGGTAAAACAAAAGTTAAAAGTTTATTAATTATTATTAAATAATTTCCTTTTCCCCTTTTCCTCTTTTAAGGAGAGATATAGAGGGGTTTCCTACTACCTAAACCAATAATTTACATAGTCACGGTGAGAAAGCCATATTTAATTACTCTAAAAATAGATTCAAAAAGATGTGTTGCCCATGCCTAAACGAGTTTTTATTCCCGTGCCACAATAATTTGAATAATTCATTAAAAGATTAACTACATTAATCAATAAAGTGTCAACTTTTAAAGGTATTTTGAGTTTAACTTCTCCGATAAAACCTGTCTTTTTTTGCTGACCAATATATTGTTGGCGACTATATAGTTTATAATAATTAAAATAGATGTTTTCTGATAAATATTGCGTTAATTCATCTCCTCCTAAATAAATATTACAAAAATAATTCCATTTATCTAACCAGCTACGAAACATTAAACTAGGAATCGGTAAAGGTAAATTAATTTTTCCTTGTGCAAAAGCAGTAGGAGTCAAAAAATTAATAGTATATTCTCTTATACTATGAGGATCATTTGCTACTAATTTACTATATATTTCTTCATAAGAAGTAATTTTATTTTCTCTATTAATTACATCTAATTGAATGCCTAAAAAGTCTAAGGAAGAATTAAATTTTAAGTTTTGGATAGCATTGCTGGCATTAAATTCTAATCCTGACAATGAAAGATAATATTTTTCATCAGGGAATAAAATATAAAAGTTTCCTTCTTTTTTACAATTACCAATTATGCCAGAAAAAGTAATTTCAGGGATAGGATTATTTATAAAATCTAAGGACATTTTTTGATACAAATTTTTAATTAAAAAAACTGTATAACTACAAGGCAAAAGAGTTATTTCATTTACTGTTAATGTCCATGTTGACTTAATTAGCATTGATAATTTTCACTGAATTATTTTATTATATTTTGCTTTCATCTCCAGCCCTTTTTCTACAGGGTTAGGGAAGTTTTTTACTATCAACTATTCATCATTCACTAAGTGCTTTTACTCTTGACTACCTTAATCAAAACACTTTTTAAATATTTCCTAATTAATAATATTTAACTTTGTCCAACCCGGCACATAACGAATGTGACTATCTCGATTAAGAATGGTGCGGCGGGATTTTGGGGCTTGAAAATTAGGAGCTTTTAACCCACAAGTGTCTCTTATTTGCTCTCTTAAATCGTCATTTATCAACCAGTTAATGGTAGTGCCTCCCATACTTGTACCCCATCCCAATCTTAACTGATAGGGGCATTTTTCCTCTTCATAAAAATCTCTAATTGACTCAAAATCTAAATTTTTTCCTTTATCTTTATTATCATTAATATTATTCCAATAATCATATTCCCCATCCCATTGAATTTGACTGAATTCTTGACAGATATTAACTAATTCTTCAATACTATTAAAAGGCAATTTCATACCTTGATTATGATTAAACCAAGATAGCATTTCTACATCTAAAGTAATGGTAAATTCACAGCGTACATTAAAAATCATTTCTGTATATAAAGAGGCTTTATATTTAGCATTATAATCATGAAAATGACTAGAAACAATTACTTCAGTAACAACGGGAATATTATAAGTTTTTCGTTTTCCTGTTTTTTTATTGGGTACAGTTTGGGCTAACAAGGGGGTAGAATCACTAATATCTAAAGCTCTTAAAAAGTCAGTATAAGGACCTATTCTTGGTTGATATTTTTTATCTTTATATCCTAGGCTAAAATCTTCAAATAAATCACTCATAAATAGTCTATCATCGGCAAATTTTGCTCTTCTTCTTAATTCCCCATTATTAATTTTTTGTCTTAATTGTGCTTCTATTTGACTAATTCTCTTTGGGGTATTATATTCTTCTCTATGTTTAAGTAGGAAAAATGCGATCGCACTTCTCATTGCTCCTTTTATGCTACTACCGGGTATATAAGGCTCACCAAAACCATTACGAATCATGGGGCGTAAGTCAGAGATTTTACCATTTACCCATTTACGACTGATACCAATAGCAGGAAAAACTTGATTATCGTAACTATCTGTTAAATTCTGCCAGTTTTCGTCAATACTGTCTAAAAGATATTTAATATCTTCTTTATCCTCAATTTTTTGAATATATTGCTGTAACTTGCCCCTCTCCAATAAAACCCGTGCTAAGGCTTCCTGATTAGGCAAATAAACCTTACCACCAGCTTGTATATATTCATAAGGATTAAGTTGAGATACAGCACCTCCAATTCTCAAAATAGGGCTAGTTAAACGTATCTTAGCAGTTTGATAATTCTTGGTGAAGGTGAGAGGTTGTAAAGTTGTGGTATTCATGATTATTCAGAGATAGAAGTTAATTGGACTTGAATGGGCAAAGAAAGACTAATACCACTGCGATAAACTTTATGAACTTTTTTGAAATCGCTAGGGGTGACATCTGCTAATTCCCCTTGAGGGATAGTGGAAAATACTGAACCTTCTGTAAACATTCGTACCATCTTCCGTCTTAGTTGTCGCCCTGAAAAAGGTGAGCCTATCCATCCTCCTCTTTCTTGAATTTCATAGTAGCTTTTATCGATAATTTCTGAAGAAATAGAAGAATTCCAAAATAGACTAATTAAACTGTATAAATCTCCCTGATTAAAGTTAATAACATCTTGCCATTGGGGAGGCAATTCTAACCATTCGGGGGTAAATCTTCCCGCACCACTGGATTTTTCTCCACCGATACCCTCTTCTGCCAAAAGGTGTAAAGCGGCGCATATTTTTATTTCTAATTCTTTTGTATTTTCAGCAAAATTAATCAGAAAATATAATCCAGAATATTCCTTTTCATCTTGGTAATTGTACTGTACAAAACCCGTGTGATAAAAATTGGTGCTACTATCATTTCTATCGATTGCTACCTTGGGATTTTTCTTAATTTCAAAATTATTTTGATAATCAAATACCCCTTGTTGTGCTAAGTAATTATGACTATTATTTTTTCCTTGAGTTTTACTTGTTAATTCTTCTATATCATCTTGAGTAAAATCTGCTTTTTGATACCATTTTTGCCAGATTGTCAAGGGTAAATGTTTAAGTTTTTTGTAGGTTTTAGTAAAAGCTAAATCGTCCTTAATGGGATAGTTTTTAGGAAATAATAAAGGTTTGGGTAGATAGTAAGTAAATTTATCTTGATTACGATGATAAATAAAAGTAGAACTATGGCGAAATAAATGAGGATTTTGATTAATTTGGTTCAATAAATCTTCAACTTCTTTTTTGCCAAATAAACGAGCGTAGGAGGTAATTAAAGCACTAAATAAAGTATCCGATTTGACTCTTTCTTGGGTTTCTTCTAAACCTATACCAACTTCGCCGAAATGAGCTAAATTTTTAGTAAAATTAAGATGAATTAGTTTCCAATTAGACATGATTTATTTGTAAAATTTTTCTCTCAAGCAGGAAAAATGTTTAAGTTGAGTTACTTTTCTATTTATTTGCACTTTTGTCAGATTAAAAACCTAATGATATAGGTATTTTTTGCGTAATTTTGTAAAAAACTTCATAGCAAAAAGGCTCAATAAATTAAGCTACTACAAGCTAATTTTGTTTCGGATTTAACAATCCTTTTACATCTTGAAATCTCTCTAATAAATTATCTGTATTATCAATATTATCCAGAAGAAATTTATCCTCTTGTTTCTTTGTAATAGCTTGACGATAAAAGTCAAGAGTGCGATATTTTATGTTAAAGTTAGTAAAGTTTATTTTGCCATATCCCCTTGAACCATGCCCCCCTAGGGCATCATCTTCCAGAATTTTAAGTGCGATCGCAATATTCTCTAAGTCTTTTTCTACCTGAGTTTCATCCTCTACCGTATAAACAATTTCAAACTCAAATACAGAACCTGCGGGAATACGCTCCACTTGACGGGGATTGGCGGCGGAAGTGACTCGATCGATGCCATTTTCAAATTTCCACTCGGTCATATATAAGCCCGTGTCAATATTTTGCAGACGTTGAGCCGAATCGGCTTTTAAATGAGCATCTCGGACAATTAATCTAGCACTGTAGTTGCGCCCCTTGATTTTGGCATACTCTTTCCCTTCAATGGTTTTTGTCTGTTTATAATCGAGTTGTTGACTATCGGCAACAGTCTTTTCTATCCAACAATCTTTGCCCGTTGAACCAAAAACCCGACTTAATTCACAGTGTTTTGCTCCTTCAAACTTTACTAAATTACCTTGCACATCACTATAACCATCTTCTGTATCATCACTTTCGTAGCGATAGGTACCACTACCACCGGAGCGATTTAGGGGTTTATTTAGCATTCTCTCTAAAAGTGAGCGTAATTTACCTTTCATGGATGAACCGGGTAAATATGGTTGTAGGGTTATCGGATCTCGAATAACAGATTTATCTAAGCCTCCTATGTCAAGATTTTCAGCACCACCACCAATATGTAAACCAGTTTTAACAAGAATGTCACTTTTAATGATAATTTTACCTAATAAATTTCTTTGGGGCTTGTCGATAACTTGTGCCATGATTTATTTTCCTCCTGCGGCTTTATGATAGGCAATAATAGATTCGATGAATTGAACTAAACGCTCGAAATCATCTAATGATTGAACTTTATCGATGACTTGTGCCATAACCTCACTCAAAGGTTTAGCGGCATCCACTCTAGCGGCGGCGTAGGCTAATTTGGGTTTTAGTAAGACAATTTCGGGTTCAACTAATCGAAATAATTGGGCTTTATCCTCATTTTCTCCTGCTTGAGTTAGTTTAACTTTAAGACGATTTATTGCGTCTAAAAACTTACGAATTTGGTTGGTTTCTAACCGTTGATTTTTTAAATATCTACCAAATTCTTCCGAATGTTTAACTAAATCTCGGATGGGATATTCTTTAAATGTTTCTGTGTTTTTTAAACTATTTAAAATTGTCTGAGTGCTTGTCATATTTGTCTGTTTTTGACCCTCACTTTTATTCTGACTATTATTATTTTTGTTAGAATTTTGCGTTTTTTGAGTTATATTACCCCGATTTGGTGGTTGGTTTAACCTTGGTTTATCCATTATTTATTTTTTTATCAAAGACCAATATATTTCTAAATTTAATCCAATAGTAAAAACAATCGAATCGTTAATTCAATTATCTGGTATTGGTATTTTTTTATATATTTTTTTATTAATTAATTTGGACATTATTTTCCCCCTTTTTATGATGAACGATTTAATAATTCTAACCAAATTGCGATCGCACGGTAATAACGGGAATTATAAGGGCTTTTTAAAGAAGTTTTAATAGGTTCAAATTGAGGATGATTTATAACCTCATTAGGTAATCTAGTCAAGGTATAAGCTATTTTTGGTAAGTGTAAAAAATATTTTAAATCATCTATTTCCTCTTTATAAATAAGACCTGTTTTTCTTTTTTGTGCTTCTTTAATTTTTTGTTCTTGTATTTTAGCCGTTGCCAATAAATTCTGAATAAAATTACGAGAATAACTATTATTTATTTTCTGTAAACTATCCACAATAGGTTTAACACCAAACAAACTTAAATAAACATCACCCCCTAAATATTCTCTTAAATTATCTAATCTTTCTAACTGATTAACATGAATATCTTTTTTACCTAGCCATTCTTCCCACTTAAAAACTTCCCCAAATAAACCCAAACTATCACGGCCATTTCCCTTAGCTTTTTCTTCCGCTTCTCCTGATTCATTTGCTGATTGATAAAGAGGATATTTCGCCCCAGCAAAACTAATTCCCGCCGATAAAGTAACGCTAGGATTATAACCAGTATATTTCCGAAAAGATTGATAAATTTCAAAAGCAAAATCTATAACTTCATTCCAAACGCCACTGATAAATAAATCATCTCCCCCAGCGTAGATAAATAACAAATTATAATTTTTTTCTGTTGCTAAAGTATTAAGATAAACTTTAAAAAAATAGGTCATTTGACGGGATAAACTAGCCAAACGAGGTAAATTTAATTTCTCACCTAACCCTTGAGCAAAAATCTTGCCTAAGTTATCAACATCCATGCGTAAATAAGCAACTCGCCCAATTTTTCCTGAATTTTCTGCGATTTTCACCATTTCGCCCGCAGACATGAAACCCGATTCATTTTCTAATTCTGTTTTTTTGCCGTAATTACCTAGTAAAATAGGCTCAATTTTTTCATTTTTATAATTACTTAAATCCCAATTGTTAATTAAAAAAATTGTCTCTGCATTAACGAGAGATAAAGCCTTATTAATATTTTCATAGAGATAGTATTCATAACCGGGTAAAACAATTTTATTTACCCTTTCAGTGCGATCAAAACCTTTATTCTTTGCTCTTTTTGCTCGAACAATAGCCTTAATTTTAAATAGACGACTACCTAAATCAAACATGGTGCGACACACCCAACAAGCAGAGGAAGAATAAGCATCATGAGGATTTAAAGGCTTCAACTTGAGTTGGTCATCTCGATGGCAAACTTGACAAGATTCATAACTAGGTTGGGGTGTTAAAAAATCTCTAATTTGATTACTAAATTTTTGCTGTTTTTGTTTTCCTAATTTTTTGGGAATTTTTTGCCAATATTCAGACAATTTATCATTGCTTAAACTATCCACTGGTAAAGTTACATAGTCTAAAGCAAGAAACATTTTTCCTTGATAGCTTTTACTAAACCAATCATTAAAACGAGCTTTAATAATATTAGTTATTCGTTTATTTTCTTCATGATTATTATTGGTTAGAATATACAAATTTCCTCCTCCTGCATAAATAACATTAGTAAGAGGTAAATTCAATTCTGTTAATAATTGTTGAGTGATTTCCGTTGTCACTAATTCAAGGAAAAAACTTCTAGCTCGTAAAGATTTTAAAGCACCATCAGCAGAAATTGTATAGATAAATTTTTGAATTCCTGATAAATCTCCTCCAATCAAACCAATACTATCGGCGGAGGGATTATTTTTTAGACTAACGGCTATCATGACGATAGATTTCACAAAATCACTATAAGCAATGTCATTGTCTCCATAACTAACATAAGAGCCTATTTTTTCTAAACAGAGATTCAATAAAGACAAATTATTTAAATCTTCCTCATTCAAGTTACCAATTATTTCTTTTACTTGTTTTTTAAAATTGCTAATGTCGGGAATTTCTAATGCGGGTAATTCTAAAATGGGGGATTCGTTTTTAATGATAGAAGGCGGTAAATAATGGACATTTTCTTGTCGCTTATAACCTTGAAGATGAATGGAGTCAAAAAGTAAATTCAAGGGTTTAAATTCTGATTCATTTTGCCATGACATCACTTCTTTTGCCCGAATAATTGCTTGATGTTGCATTAATGGCAGTGAGGGAAAATCCAACTCCAACCACTGGGCTAGTTTCTTTATTCCTTCTTGCAAAACAGAAAGGGCGATTGAATGACTTGTTACTTCTTTATTTTCCATTAATTCTTGTTGTGTGTAAAAAAAAATAGGATGTGATTTTTAAGAAGTTATTTAATGTTGGCTATCATCTTCAGGGTTAAGAAAACTCAAGAATACTACTTGAATATTAAAATAGTTGGATTAAATTTCAATATAAATGTAATATTTCTTAAAAGAAACTGAGTTAGATGTAAGAATGGGGCTTTCTAAGAGGCTTCTAGTTTTTTTGGGAATAAGGGAAAGGGAAAAGGGGGGATGAGGTGATGATGGGAAGGAGAGAAAAAGGCTATTGTTAAGGTTAAGGAGAGCATATGCACTCCCTATTGATTATTTTTTTGGTAAGTTGGATGCAAATACTTTGAGGTTAAACCATAGTTTCGGGTTATATTCTGGTAGCCATGATTCTTGAGAGGCTAACCATTGGGGAAACCAAGGGCTAAATAAAAAGTTTTTGAACGCATCAATAGTAAAGTTAAAATAAGAGCCTAACCATTTAAAAATATCTTTATTTCCTGCCATTTGCCAAATCCACAGGAGAAGGGGAGGATTCTGACTAGCCGCTTTTAGTGCTAATCTGTTAAAAGTTAGCCAATCTGTGCGATCCTTAATAAAGGTATCTGCTGTTTCAGGCTCCGAGGCAAGTAAACCAAAGAATGTATTTAACATAGAGTTAATTCTTTGAGGTGGCAAGGTTTTATGGGTAGGCACCATCATCCCTTTGGAAAACATCCAAGTAACGGCTATATTGCTTTGATATGCCTGAATTTGATTCAATGATTCTCCATCTAGCAGGTTATATTTTAAGGCTATGTCTAAAAGATTGGTTAATTTGCCTAAATTTCGCACTAATGAGCCAAATCCTGTAAAAATCAAGGGAGACTGCACTGATGCTGCATCTCCAATACATAAAATGCGATCGCATCCTATTTTTCGATCATCTTTAGAAACGGTGAAGCGCCCCGGAATGTAACCGAAAGTAGGTTTTTTCCAAGTTAATTTATCCAGATCACAACGACGATATTCTGGTAAAATCGAGAAGAAATCCTCATACATTTCTAGTAATGAGCCGGGGTTATCAGGATGGACTTGATGATAGTGGAATAAATAAATTGTTACCTCCTTACCTTCGGCGGGGAATAATTCCCAAATCAACTGTCTTCCTCTTGAAATATCCCCATGAGAAAATAAAACATCCCCATAGTCAAAATCCCACACTTCAGGCTCAAATCCTTCAACAATAGCACCAACAGTAGGGCAAACACTATCAAAAGTCTTATCTCCTGCCAATTGCCAAGCAATAGGGGAAGCAGTGCCCATGGCATCAATTAATAATCTTCCCGTGGCTTCTTTTTCCTCTCCTGTTGGGGAATAAGTCGTATTTACTGTGACTAAATCTTTGCCAATAGTGACTCGATTAAACTCCGTCTCTTCCCAAATATCCGCCCCATATTGCTTTAATTTTTGTCCACATAAAGTTAACAACCTGCTGGTATCAATGGCAATATTTAAAACCTTGGGAGTATGCAAAACTTTAGCTTTTAAATTACTAGGATTATGGGCATCAAAAAACTTACTAAAACCGTCTTTATATTCAGCCGCAATAATTGATTCAAATTCTTTTTTTGTAAATAAACCATTATCGATTAAAACTTGAAACTCTTCCCGTGAAATATTCCACTCTCGGTTCATTCTGCCAAATTTTAAGCGTTCAATTAATAAAACGTGGTAGCCTAGTTTCGCCATTAAAGCGGCATGAATTGCACCTAAAGCACCTCCTACATAGATTAAATCATAATCTGCTTTACCTGTAGTTTTATCTTTAAAGATAACTTGTTTAGGAGTTAAATTAATATTTTTATCTTTATTTTTAACACTTTCACGCCAATTTTTTTCCCACCAATAAGCCCGTTTTAAATCATATTCTCCTTGGGGCATTTTTTGAAAATATTTAACAGTTTTAGGGTAGTAAGATTCAAGAGCTGAAAAGATGTTATTTTGATTTAAGTCAATGTCGGGTAAGGAGGGATAATAAGGAGGAAATTGAGCCTTAATTGCTTTTTCAAATTCTTTTTTGATTTTATTTTCTGCTAATACTTGTTTTTCTCCCCAACGAAAGATTTTTAAATATGTAGTTCTCTGTAATCCCCAAACAAAAATTGATAAGTGATGATTGTCAGCTAATTCTAAGCGGATACCATCAGAAGTGTTAACTTTTTTACCCACACTGGGTTGCCAAGTATTATGCAACCACTGACAAACTATATTAGGATTGGGTTGAGAGACTTCTATATATAAAATTTCTGTAACTTTCATTGCTAAGAGATATTTTAATTAATATTTATCAAGATTTTATGATTATTAATTAATTATCTCTAATTGATGGTGTTTTTTGCTATTCGTTAACTACTCCTCAAACTTTTGGGTTGTGTTAGGCACAGTGAAAAGAGAAAAGTTGATGTAGGAAAAGGCAAAGGGTAAAAATTGAAATAAATGCGTTTTAGCTTACTTCCATCATTTAATTTTTTTCCACACGATTCAAATAACTGTCATAGGTATTTTGTAATAACATTGCCACTGTCATGGGTCCCACGCCTCCGGGTACAGGAGTAATATAACTTGCTACTTCTTTAACTTGCTCATAGGCAACATCACCCACTAAATATCCTTTTCCGTCTTCGGTTTCTAAGCGATTAATTCCCACATCAATTACTACCGCAGAGGGTTTAACCATATCGGCGGTAATCATTTCTGGCTTTCCAACGGCGGCAATTAAAATATCGGCTTCACGGGTGACGGCGGCTAGATTTTCTGTGCGAGAATGGGCAATAGTAACCGTAGCGTTTTTTTCTAATAGCATCAAAGCAAGAGGTTTACCAACTAATATGCTTCTACCAACCACAACGGCTTTTTTTCCTTCTAAATCAATATTATTATCCGCTAAGATTTCCATAACTCCTGCGGGAGTGCAACTTCTTAAACCTTTTTCTCCTCTTACTAATTTCCCTAAATTCTCTGGATGTAAGCCGTCTGCATCTTTTTCTGGGGCGATTTTATGAAGTAAGCCAACCGCATCAAATTTTTCTGGTAAGGGTAATTGTACCAATATACCATCTACATTGCGATCGCAGTTTAATTCTTCAATGACATTTTCTAATTCTTTTTGAGACACCGTATCAGGAAAGTGTTTGCCGAAAGATTCCATACCTATTTTCTGACAGGCTTTTTCCTTGTTTCTCACATAAACTGCACTAGCAGGATTATCTCCCACCATCAAAACAGCTAATCCGGGGCGTCTATTTTTTATTGCTACTTGTTTTTCAATGTCAGCTTGTAAACGGGATTGAATTTTTTTTGCTAAGTTTTTACCGTCTAAAATTTGAGCTACCATATCGTGATCAATATTATATTTACTAAATCAAATATACTTGAAAATATATAGTCATTCTACTTTTTTATTTCACCTGACACCTTTTCCCTTTTTCAACTAGCAATTTATCACGACGAGAAGTAATAGAGCCAGTTTTTAAAAGTGTCTCAAAGTTAATTGAAGTAACTATAAAATTTGGTCTTTTATTATTGAAAAATCCTCTGTTGCTTATCCAAACTAACTAATAGCGATGTCTATTAATTGATTAATATCTTTAACAGTATAAATTTTTGTTGTCAATTTTTGTTCTAATTCTTCAATCGTCATATCATCCAAGAAT
This is a stretch of genomic DNA from Cyanobacterium aponinum PCC 10605. It encodes these proteins:
- the folD gene encoding bifunctional methylenetetrahydrofolate dehydrogenase/methenyltetrahydrofolate cyclohydrolase FolD: MVAQILDGKNLAKKIQSRLQADIEKQVAIKNRRPGLAVLMVGDNPASAVYVRNKEKACQKIGMESFGKHFPDTVSQKELENVIEELNCDRNVDGILVQLPLPEKFDAVGLLHKIAPEKDADGLHPENLGKLVRGEKGLRSCTPAGVMEILADNNIDLEGKKAVVVGRSILVGKPLALMLLEKNATVTIAHSRTENLAAVTREADILIAAVGKPEMITADMVKPSAVVIDVGINRLETEDGKGYLVGDVAYEQVKEVASYITPVPGGVGPMTVAMLLQNTYDSYLNRVEKN